Within Populus trichocarpa isolate Nisqually-1 chromosome 6, P.trichocarpa_v4.1, whole genome shotgun sequence, the genomic segment TCCATTTTCCAACATCTCAAATTTTATGGATTTCCTTTTACTGGCAGACTAGCAGTTACCCATTTTCCATCTTTTGACAGCCTCCGTGGGATACAGAAATTGGCAAGAAGTTCATCATTCATTACACTTATGGATGTGACTATGATATGAAGGTAGTCTACTGTTAACAGACCAATACAGTTTTATGCTCTATGCTCTTCAAggattaagaaaagataaagagaaacAACTTCTGActtcttgatttatttctttgtttgcAGGGTAAATTAACCTATGGAAAGATTGGAGAATGGAGGTTTGACAAAAGGTCATATGATAATGTTGCACCCCCAAGAAACCTTCCCTTGCCTCCACCGGGTGTTCCAGATAGTGTGGTATGTTTCATCTCACCTTATGGTCCTAACTTGTGGCTGCATGAAAACCATGCACAAAAAGTCTTAACAAACGTTTTGGCCCCTTGTTGTTTTCAGTTTtcactcatttttcttttatttctacaTGGGGATCTAATTCTGCCCAAAATTCTAGATTTTGCTCATTTTACCATTAAGTATAGCATGAGTAATTTATGCAACAAAGATCCTGGGTGTGAACAGAAACTTTCTGGGAGCATAcccatgcaaaataaaatataattcccATCAAGCATCATATTTAGTGTTGGATTAAGGAGCTACTGTCAGTTTCTGGCAAGGTAGCATTGCCACCTTAAGGCCTGAGAGGAGGGGCAAAACTGCTATGTGATTAAAAATGTCAAATGggctttttaaaaatgtatggTAAATTGTTTTAGTATTGAAATTAAGCTTACACAACAGTCAGCTGTAGGTATAGTAACCAAGTTTAGACAAATTCCAGGTTCTCTTCACCCATTTGGGCATAGTGCCATAGTCTTTAAGGGAACAGGACTCTGGAGAAAATATGGAATTGACTCTTCCTTTCCCTTTGCCAGATTGTccacaaaatgaaaaaagaagaagtttgaCACTATTTCTGAAAGTTTCCTCAGATATATTGGATTTTGGTTTTGCGATGGATAATCCTGCTTATTATAGTGGAGAGCAATCAATATTTGTTAAGCTCTGAGATTGGAGCTTGGGTGTAAAACAGAGTCCCGTTGTCAActccatttcttgttttttaagcaAGCATAACATTGCAGGTTACTCTGGTGAAAATGGTGAATGAAGCTACTTCAAACATTCCAAATTGGGGATCCTAAAGAGGAGACTGATTGAAAACTGCCAAGGAAATATGGGTTTGCTACTTGATACGAGTTGGCCCTTAGTATATTTTTGGGTGCCATATGTGAAAAGATTGTGAAGAATAGCATGTATTCTACATCAATTTGAATCCCATGCAAGCCTCTGTAATCGTTGGAAGTTAGGAAACTGCAATATTCTGGCTGGTGATGGTACTAAATTGCGAAAAAGAAGCATGCCTACTTACACGAATAAATTCGGATCAGACTGCCACTAATGGCTGATGTACACTAACTTACAGTGTCTTCCAATACATATCCGATTGCTTGGGTATTCCTGAATGTTGTGTCACACTAGCCTTCTTCTGCACCTGGTTAGTTTTGAGTCatgtattatttattgttaCAGGCATGTTCGTTTTTCCATATGTTTGATACTTTTGAACAGATGATAGTCTTCTCTTCTcgcatggaaaagaaaataataatatgggcAATTCTAAAAATGGCGCGATGGAACACTACCTGCTTTGATCCATTGCTCTTATTTCTGAATGATGcaattggaaaaacaaaagtaaagtacaagattttgagaattttatggCAAATTATCTGTCAAGACAATTGACTAATAATGTTGTCCTAATCATGCAGGCAgattaattcaagttaattttaaccAGAACAATACCTGTTATTATAAATGTCTTGCATCACTCTGTCCTTACCTTGGAATAGTTACTATTTTAACCACTTACAAATGTGTATGTGTTTAACTGCTGTTTTGAGAATGTggtttaaatattgttttataaaaaaaattattttttatatgtttttttagatcattttaatttaaacaatattattttaatgtatttttaaataaaaaacatttcaaaaaataatcattatctcATTTTCCTGCACCCTCACAATATGAAGGTTACCAAGTgcaaaaatttcataatttaatatcTTCTCCCCTTCCTATTTATACCTTTGTGTTTACATTTAAACCAGGCTTgatagaaaaggaaataaaggaATTATAAGAATTACATTCATTTGATtacataagaaaatattaaccaAATTATTCGCAACAAAAAAACAGACGCATACACATTCACACAAGTAGTCGGAGAGGAAATTGAGTGCTTGTTCATGTTACAAATTCACAAGCTCACCAATCTGCCGCAAGCACGGTTCATTTCACATTAGAGTTGCTAGAGTCGGTTAATGAGCCCATCCATGCCGGTGGCAGCATTCCAGTTTGCTCTTGAACAGTCTGAAACAATGGTGGTAGCATCTTATAAACTCCAGCAACCTCCTTCATTGCATTGCCTGCCCCAGCTCCATCGTTTGTCTCCCCGCTGTTTCCATTAGTCCAAATGCTGATTTTTGGCTGCAGCCCTTGAACTGCGTCTGAGTTTATCTTAGCAATCTCTCGATACATTCCGCTGTTGATCATTAAGTAATCTCTTAATGCAGCATAATTGCCGCCTAATGCGTCTAGAAGGGTGCGTAGATAGACTCCTTGTGCTTGTGCAAGTGCTACAAGCCCTTCAGCTTCCTTTTGCTTGGCATATAGTTCTCCATCAGCAACTTGTTGTCTGGAATAGAATGTTGCATCTGCTATTGCTTTTTGTGCATCAGCCTCTTTCTCCTTTTCGTAGAGAATTGCTTCTGCTGCTTTCTGTTTCCTATACAGCTCCCAGTTTGCTTCTTGAACcttttatgtaaaacaaattgGGTTAGAAGCAATTCAAAATGATTGTTTGCTGAACTtactttttaccttttttttttagcttaaatcGAATTGAAGGTAAATTAGCTTTTGAGAAATTATATGGTGACAAAAATTACCTTGGTTTCATACTCCACACTAGCCTTGCTTAGAAACTCAGCCTTAAGCTTCTCAGTTCTAGTCAAAGCATTCATTCTCTCCACCTCCATTTGCAATTCAGCATCCCTCAGTGACACAGCCTTTGTTGCTTCCACCTCTGCCACCTGCGCCTCCATGGACCATCCGGCCTTCTTCTTTGCCAAATCAGCGTTGGCCTCTGCAACCTCTGCTTCTCTATGGTTCTCATAAATCTTAACCTCAGTCTTCACCTTTATCTCCTCCTTCTTCCCATCTCCTTGTCGTTGTGTCGCTATTATCTTCGTTTCTGCATCGATTTTCGCCGCATTTTGTTGTGTCCGACCTTCCCTTTGCTTTGATCCTATCTCTCCCTTCATTTTCGCCTCTGCTACATCAATTCTAGCTTGATTTGCAGCCTCCATTTGAGTCTTTTGACCCAAGTAAGAGAAGTACTCATGCCCAGGAACATCGACAAGTTGTTTAACATTAgcattatatattaacaatCCAAACTGATTAAGTTCAAGCTGAACTTTCTCAAACACTTCCTGTTTAAAGTCTTTAGTTCCTTTGAAAATCTCTTCCATGGTCATGGAAGCAGCGAGGACTCTAGTTTCACCTTCAATGATACCCTGGACAAGCTCTTTAACATGGTTAGAAAGTTTGTCGTGTGGAGATATTAGCTTCGCGTATCTGAAGAGGCTTTGCTCATCATCTACACGAGGGCCAATAGTGAAGACAGCAGGAAGGACAAAAGGGAGCTTCTCTGCACTCATAGCTTGGACTTCGAAGGTGTAGTTGACCGGTGAAACATCGAAGACAGAACACGACTGGCCGGGGAGGATCCATCCCTTTTTGGCAAGCTTTATGTCTGAGATGCCAACTCCGGTTATCACCAGA encodes:
- the LOC7489129 gene encoding flotillin-like protein 4, whose translation is MLYKVASPSEYLVITGVGISDIKLAKKGWILPGQSCSVFDVSPVNYTFEVQAMSAEKLPFVLPAVFTIGPRVDDEQSLFRYAKLISPHDKLSNHVKELVQGIIEGETRVLAASMTMEEIFKGTKDFKQEVFEKVQLELNQFGLLIYNANVKQLVDVPGHEYFSYLGQKTQMEAANQARIDVAEAKMKGEIGSKQREGRTQQNAAKIDAETKIIATQRQGDGKKEEIKVKTEVKIYENHREAEVAEANADLAKKKAGWSMEAQVAEVEATKAVSLRDAELQMEVERMNALTRTEKLKAEFLSKASVEYETKVQEANWELYRKQKAAEAILYEKEKEADAQKAIADATFYSRQQVADGELYAKQKEAEGLVALAQAQGVYLRTLLDALGGNYAALRDYLMINSGMYREIAKINSDAVQGLQPKISIWTNGNSGETNDGAGAGNAMKEVAGVYKMLPPLFQTVQEQTGMLPPAWMGSLTDSSNSNVK